Proteins found in one Angustibacter sp. Root456 genomic segment:
- a CDS encoding NUDIX domain-containing protein produces MSERTDHLVAWVVLRGPDGRVLLSRRSGVSYGEGLWGLPGGHVGDDEGLAAGAARELREEVGVTVDASLLRPLGVTRYVDGPHRGTDFFFGADAWAGEPEPVAECSQVGWFDPAAVPDGALPWLGSALRTHLLDGVWLSDHPAQG; encoded by the coding sequence ATGAGCGAGCGCACCGACCACCTCGTCGCGTGGGTGGTGCTCAGGGGTCCGGACGGGCGGGTGCTGCTGTCACGTCGGTCCGGCGTGTCGTACGGCGAGGGACTCTGGGGCCTGCCCGGTGGGCACGTCGGCGACGACGAGGGCCTGGCCGCCGGCGCCGCGCGCGAGCTGCGGGAGGAGGTGGGCGTCACCGTCGACGCATCGCTGCTGCGACCGCTCGGGGTCACGCGCTACGTCGACGGACCGCACCGCGGCACCGACTTCTTCTTCGGCGCTGACGCCTGGGCCGGGGAGCCCGAGCCGGTGGCCGAGTGCTCGCAGGTGGGCTGGTTCGACCCTGCCGCCGTTCCCGACGGCGCGCTGCCGTGGCTCGGCTCAGCGCTGCGGACCCATCTGCTGGACGGC